The Pseudomonas hefeiensis genomic sequence GTCACTTGTCCAACGGTCAGGCCGGAGTAGGAAAACATTCCGCGCTGGCGTGCGACGAAGCTGAAATCACGGTGCGGGGCGGCTTTAGCCAGCATGTCCACCATCTGGTTGCGCATGCCACGAATCCGCAGGCGCATTTCAGCCAGCTCTGCTTCCCACTGGGCCCGCAATTCCGGGCTGTTGAGCACGGCCGCGACAATGCTGGCGCCGTGGGTCGGCGGGTTGGAATAGTTGGTGCGGATCACACGCTTGACCTGGGACAGCACCCGGGCACTTTCTTCTTTCGATTCGCTGACGATCGACAGGGCGCCGACGCGCTCGCCGTACAGGGAGAACGACTTGGAAAACGAGCTGGAGGCAAAGAAAGTCAGGCCCGACTCGGCGAACAGGCGCACGGCGGCGGCGTCTTCGTCGATACCGTCGCCAAAGCCCTGGTAGGCCATGTCCAAAAATGGAACATGATTCTTGGCCTTGACCACGTCCAGCACGTTTTTCCAGTCTTGCGGGCTCAGGTCCACGCCGGTCGGGTTGTGGCAGCAGGCGTGCAGCACAACGATTGAGCGGTCGGGCAGGGCGTTGAGGTCTTCCAGCAGGCCGGCACGGTTCACGTCATGGGTAGCGGCGTCGTAGTAGCGGTAGTTCTGCACCGGGAAACCGGCGGTTTCGAACAGCGCGCGGTGGTTTTCCCAGCTTGGATCGCTGATGGCCACGACGGCGTCAGGCAGCAATTGCTTGAGGAAGTCGGCACCGATCTTCAATGCGCCGGTGCCGCCCACGGCCTGGGTGGTAATGATGCGGCCGGAGGCGATCAGTGGTGAGTCCTTGCCAAACAGCAGGGTCTGGACCGCCTGGTCGTAGGCGGCAATGCCGTCGATCGGCAGGTAACCGCGGGAAACGTGTTGGGCCACGCGAATCGTCTCGGCTTCGACAACGGCGCGCAGAAGTGGAATGCGCCCCTCCTCGTTGCAGTAAACACCCACGCCCAGGTTGACCTTATTGGTACGGGTGTCGGCGTTGAATGCTTCGTTGAGGCCCAGGATGGGGTCGCGTGGTGCCAATTCGACAGCGGAAAACAGGCTCATTATTGCGCGGCTCTGAATGGAGTGTGAGGGGACGTGTAGCGCTCCAGCCGAATGCACTAGAGCGGTGCACAAACGGGGAGCTAGTATAGAGGCCATCACCGGGCGCGGCGACAGGCGATTCGGTTTTTAAGGCAAGTATTTTCGTTTTTTTCGACCGTTAGTCCCCTGGCAGCGTCAAAGACTTCAAGGCGTGTAGGACGTTCGTCTTGAAAGCGAAGGCATTCACCTCCACATTGTGTGCATCCCAGTTTTTTCCTCGGGCGACATCAGTCGTTTCGGTCTTTCTCGTTCCTGTTGGCTGGCCGACAGGGGTGAACCCAGAGGTTATGTTATGTCTGAATTCCAGCTAGTCACCCGATTCCAGCCCGCCGGCGACCAGCCGCAAGCCATTCGCCTGATGGTCGAAGGCATCGAGGCCGGGCTGGCGCACCAGACGCTGCTCGGTGTGACAGGCTCGGGCAAGACTTTCAGCATCGCCAATGTGATTGCCCAGGTGCAGCGCCCGACCCTGGTGCTGGCACCGAACAAGACCCTGGCGGCGCAGCTGTATGGCGAGTTCAAGGCGTTTTTCCCCAACAACGCGGTGGAGTACTTCGTCTCCTATTACGACTACTACCAACCCGAGGCCTACGTACCGTCGTCGGACACCTTCATCGAGAAGGATGCTTCGATCAACGATCACATCGAACAGATGCGGCTCTCGGCCACTAAGGCATTGCTCGAGCGCAAGGACGCGATCATCGTCACTACGGTGTCGTGCATCTATGGCCTGGGCAGCCCGGAAACGTACCTGAAGATGGTCTTGCACGTTGATCGCGGCGACAAGCTCGACCAACGCGCCTTGCTGCGCCGCCTGGCGGACCTGCAATACACCCGCAACGACATGGATTTCGCCCGGGCGACGTTCCGGGTCCGTGGTGACGTGATCGACATCTACCCGGCGGAATCGGACCTGGAGGCGATCCGCATCGAGCTGTTCGATGACGAGGTAGAGAGTCTTTCGGCGTTCGATCCGCTGACCGGCGAGGTGATCCGCAAACTGCCGCGCTTCACCTTCTACCCCAAGAGCCACTATGTGACGCCACGGGAAACCCTGCTGGACGCTATCGAGGGGATCAAGGTTGAGTTGCAGGAGCGCCTGGAATACTTGCGGTCGAACAATAAACTGGTGGAAGCCCAGCGTCTGGAGCAGCGGACCCGTTTCGACCTGGAGATGATTCTGGAACTGGGTTATTGCAACGGCATCGAAAACTACTCGCGCTACCTGTCGGGTCGTCCGTCGGGCGCGCCACCGCCCACGTTGTATGACTATCTGCCGGCCGATGCCTTGCTGGTGATCGACGAATCCCACGTCAGCGTGCCCCAGGTCGGCGCCATGTACAAAGGCGACCGGTCCCGCAAGGAAACCCTGGTGGAATACGGTTTCCGCCTGCCCTCGGCCCTGGATAACCGGCCGATGCGCTTTGACGAATGGGAAAGTGTGAGCCCGCAGACGATTTTCGTCTCGGCCACCCCAGGCAACTACGAGGCCGAGCATGCCGGCCGGGTGGTCGAGCAGGTGGTGCGGCCCACCGGGCTGGTCGATCCGCAGGTTGAAGTGCGCCCGGCGCTGACTCAGGTCGATGATCTGCTCTCGGAAATCTCCAAACGTGTGGCAGTGGAGGAGCGGGTGTTGGTCACCACGCTGACCAAGCGCATGGCCGAAGACCTGACCGATTATCTGGCCGACCATGGCGTGCGGGTGCGCTACCTGCACTCGGACATCGACACGGTGGAGCGGGTCGAGATCATCCGCGACCTGCGCCTGGGTACGTTCGATGTGCTGGTGGGGATCAACCTGCTGCGCGAAGGCCTGGACATGCCGGAGGTGTCCCTGGTGGCGATCCTCGACGCCGATAAGGAAGGCTTCCTGCGCTCCGAGCGTTCGTTGATCCAGACCATCGGTCGGGCCGCGCGTAACCTCAACGGCCGGGCGATTCTCTATGCCGATCGCATCACCGGCTCCATGGAGCGGGCCATCGGCGAGACCGAGCGTCGTCGCGATAAACAGATTGCCTTCAACCTGGCCAACGGCATCACGCCCAAAGGGGTGTTCAAGGACGTCGCCGACATCATGGAAGGCGCCACCGTGCCCGGCTCGCGCAGCAAGAAGCGTAAGGGTATGGCCAAGGCCGCCGAAGAGAGCGCCCGTTACGAAGCCGAACTGCGCTCGCCGAGCGAAATCAGCAAACGTATCCGCCAGTTGGAAGAGAAAATGTACCAACTGGCCCGGGATCTGGAGTTCGAAGCAGCGGCGCAGTTGCGTGACGAGATTGGCAAGCTGCGCGAGCGGTTGCTGACTGTCTGAGGTTGTGTGGCGACTGTAATGGCCTCATCGCGAGCAGGCTCGCTCCCACAATGGACCGCGTCCAGTCCGGACAACTCGGTTCCCTGTGGGAGCGAGCCTGCTCGCGATTGAAGGTGCCTCGGTCTGACAGGTGCCACACAAATCCCCCTCTCACTGGAGCCCGCCTACCATCGCCTGTTACCATTCGCCCCCTGTTTCATCTTCGCTTTTATATTCTTTCCGAGACATGCCATGACCACCGTCCGCACCCGCATCGCGCCTTCGCCCACTGGCGATCCTCATGTCGGCACCGCTTACATCGCTTTGTTCAACTATTGCTTTGCCAAGCAGCACGGCGGTGAGTTCATCCTGCGGATCGAGGACACCGACCAGTTGCGTTCGACTCGCGAGTCCGAACAGCAGATCTTCGACGCCCTGCGCTGGCTGGGCATCGACTGGAGCGAAGGGCCGGACGTCGGCGGCCCGCACGGTCCTTACCGCCAGAGCGAGCGCGGTGACATCTACCAGCAGTACTGTCAGCAACTGGTAGACATGGGCCACGCCTTCCCGTGCTTCTGCACCGCCGAAGAGCTGGACCAGATGCGCGCCGAGCAGATGGCCCGCGGCGAGACCCCGCGCTACGACGGCCGCGCGCTGCTGCTGTCCAAGGAAGAAGTCGCCCGTCGCCTGGCCGCTGGCGAGCCCCATG encodes the following:
- a CDS encoding amino acid aminotransferase, with the translated sequence MSLFSAVELAPRDPILGLNEAFNADTRTNKVNLGVGVYCNEEGRIPLLRAVVEAETIRVAQHVSRGYLPIDGIAAYDQAVQTLLFGKDSPLIASGRIITTQAVGGTGALKIGADFLKQLLPDAVVAISDPSWENHRALFETAGFPVQNYRYYDAATHDVNRAGLLEDLNALPDRSIVVLHACCHNPTGVDLSPQDWKNVLDVVKAKNHVPFLDMAYQGFGDGIDEDAAAVRLFAESGLTFFASSSFSKSFSLYGERVGALSIVSESKEESARVLSQVKRVIRTNYSNPPTHGASIVAAVLNSPELRAQWEAELAEMRLRIRGMRNQMVDMLAKAAPHRDFSFVARQRGMFSYSGLTVGQVTRLRNEFGIYALDTGRICVAALNQNNIDAVTKAIVQVI
- the uvrB gene encoding excinuclease ABC subunit UvrB — translated: MSEFQLVTRFQPAGDQPQAIRLMVEGIEAGLAHQTLLGVTGSGKTFSIANVIAQVQRPTLVLAPNKTLAAQLYGEFKAFFPNNAVEYFVSYYDYYQPEAYVPSSDTFIEKDASINDHIEQMRLSATKALLERKDAIIVTTVSCIYGLGSPETYLKMVLHVDRGDKLDQRALLRRLADLQYTRNDMDFARATFRVRGDVIDIYPAESDLEAIRIELFDDEVESLSAFDPLTGEVIRKLPRFTFYPKSHYVTPRETLLDAIEGIKVELQERLEYLRSNNKLVEAQRLEQRTRFDLEMILELGYCNGIENYSRYLSGRPSGAPPPTLYDYLPADALLVIDESHVSVPQVGAMYKGDRSRKETLVEYGFRLPSALDNRPMRFDEWESVSPQTIFVSATPGNYEAEHAGRVVEQVVRPTGLVDPQVEVRPALTQVDDLLSEISKRVAVEERVLVTTLTKRMAEDLTDYLADHGVRVRYLHSDIDTVERVEIIRDLRLGTFDVLVGINLLREGLDMPEVSLVAILDADKEGFLRSERSLIQTIGRAARNLNGRAILYADRITGSMERAIGETERRRDKQIAFNLANGITPKGVFKDVADIMEGATVPGSRSKKRKGMAKAAEESARYEAELRSPSEISKRIRQLEEKMYQLARDLEFEAAAQLRDEIGKLRERLLTV